In Candidatus Syntrophosphaera sp., the genomic stretch CGGTGCTCGTGCCGGTGGCCTGGACGGCCCAGAGCCAGTTGCCGGCGGAATCCAGCTTGGCCACGAAGACGTCGCCATAGCCATATCCGTCGATTACGATGGAACCAAAGGTTGATTGCCACTCCATCCCCCCAGTCACATAGATGTTCCCATCGGCGTCTGCCACAACGTCTGCCCCCTGTTCGTGCACATTACCGCTGGCACTCACCGCCCACAGCCAGTAAGGGTTTTGGGCATGCAGGCCGCAGCCACAGGCAATCAATATCAATCCAAAGATGACAGCTTTGAACGCGGGCATAATAAACTCCTTGCTCGAAAGGATGCTCAAGGGAATTATCTTTTAAGCAAAGCCCAAACTGTCAAGGAAATTATACGCCGCATCCGCCATTATGAAACCTTAACCCCCTTTCCGCCCTGATGTTTGGCCCGTTTGCCACTAACCCGCCTCCCGCCGAGTACCCGCCCGTCTGGCGGTTAGTCGGCGGGCAATAAGCGAGTGGCGGACGAGCTGAATATTAGGGCGGAATAAGCGGGAAAAAGCTTATTCCACGGTCACGCTTTTGGCCAGGTTGCGGGGCTGGTCCACGTCCAGGCCCTTGAGGTCGGCCACGTGGTAGGCCAGCAGTTGCAGAGGGATCACGGTCAGCAACGGCTGCAGGTTTTGCAGGGTGTCCGGGATATGGATAACATGCTCGGAAAGCTTCTCCAGTTCAGTGTCTCCCTCGGTGGCGATGGTGATCAGCCTGGCCCGGCGGGAGCGGACCTCCTGCAGATTGGTGTGGATCTTTTCGTAGAGCGGATCGCGGGTGGCGATGGCGACCACAGGCATATGCTCGTCGATGAGGGCGATGGGGCCGTGCTTCATCTCCGCGGCGGGATAGCCCTCGGCATGGATGTATGAGATCTCTTTCAGCTTGAGGGCGCCTTCCAGGGCGACGGGATAGTTGATCCCGCGCCCCAGATACAGGGCCTGGGGGCAGTCTTTGATGCTTGCCGCGATCTGGCGCAATCTCTCGTTCTGGGCCAGGATGCTTTCGATCTTGGCGGGGATCTGCTGCAATTCGCGGATGTAGTCCAAGCCGAGGTTGGTGGCAAAGCTGCGCTGCCGTCCCAAAAGCACGGCGAGCAGGAAGAGGATGGTGACCTGCGAGGTGAAGGCCTTGGTGGAGGCGACCCCGATCTCGCTGCCGGCGTGGATGTAGGAACCGCCGCTGGATTCGCGGGCGATGGTGCTGCCCACGACGTTGGTGATGCCCAGAACCCTCGCCCCGCGTGACTTTGCCTCCCGCATCGCCGCCAGGGTGTCCGCCGTTTCGCCGCTCTGGCTGATCACGAAGACCAGGGTGTCCGCGTCGATGATGGGATTGCGGTAGCGGTATTCAGAAGCGTATTCCGCTTGGACGGGGATGCGGGCCATGTCCTCGATCATGTATTTGCCGATGAGGGCCGCGTGGAAAGAGGTGCCGCAGGCGATCAGATGGATGTTCCGCGCCTGCCTCAGTTCCTGGGGCGTGAGATTCAATCCGCCCAGGCGCGCGGTTCCGTTCTTCTCGTCGATCCTGCCGCGGAAGGCGTTATCCACGGTGCTGGGCTGCTCGTAGATCTCCTTGAGCATGAAGTGCTGGAAATCGCCTTTTTCGATCGCGGAAATGTCCCAATCGACCACCGAGATCTGGGGCTGAACCAGCTCGTGGCGCATGTTCGTGATGTCGAAGGTGTCGCGCCGGACCACGCAGATCTCGTCATCCTCCAGATAGATCACGTGCTTGGTGTGGATAACGATGGCGCTGACGTCGCTGGCGATGAAATGTTCGCCTCCGCCGATGCCAATGATCAGCGGCGAGCCCTTGCGCACGGCGATCAACTTGTCCGGCTCGGCCTGGGAAAGCACCACCAGCCCGTAGGTGCCCTCCACCCTTTTGAGGGCTTCGCGGACGGCGTCCTCGAGGCAGCTTTCGCTGTTTTGGTAATGCTCGATCAGGTGAACCACGACCTCGGTGTCGGTCTCGCTGGTGAAGGTGTGGCCGAGTTCGAGCAGTTGCTGTTTGAGCAGCTTATAGTTTTCGATGATGCCGTTGTGGACGATGGCGATCGTGCCGGAGCAATCGACCTGGGGATGGGCGTTGAGCTCATTTGGCTCGCCGTGGGTGGCCCAGCGGGTGTGGGCAATGGCGATCTGGCCTGAACATTTGTTCGGTTCAGGCAATGAGCGCTCCAGTTCCACGATCTTGCCCTGTTTTTTGTAGACCTGCAGCTCGTTCCCATGGATCAAGGCGCAGCCGGAGCTGTCGTAGCCTCGGTATTCCAGGCGTTTCAGGGCTTCAACCACGATGGGCAGGGCGTTGCGGGAGCCGATGTAACCAACTATTCCGCACATCAGGATACCTCCTGGGGAGCCGTGGCCTTATGGAAAAGAGCCATCGACCCGGCAAATACCAGCAGCGCCGGGGCCAGAACCCAGTAATGCAGGTTATCTGCGTCCTGGATGAAAGGCTGGAGCCAGGGCTGGCTGGCGTAGGTGACGATGAACAGGGCCAGGCCGTTGTTGATCGTATGGGAAAGCATGCTGTTGATGATGCTGCCGGAACGGAGGGTCAGATAACCGAGCAGCAGGCCCAGCAGGAAGACCGGCACAAAGCGGAAGGGATCCAGATGGAAGACCGCGAAGAGCAGGGCGCTGGCGATGACGGCAAGGCGCAGGGATTTGCCTTCATAGAACCGGACCATGAAGCCCCGGAAGAGGATCTCCTCGCAGATGCCGGGCAACACCGCGATCACCAGGAACATCTGCCAAAGCGGGACATCCTGGGTGAACAACCTGGACAGGGCTTCGATGTATTCCTCCGGAAAAGGATAGATGGAATTGATGAATTGGGAGAGGATGGCCACGATCAGCGCGGCGGAAACCGCGATGAAGGGGATCAGCAGGACCTCTTTGAGGCGCGGAAGTTTCAGGCGCAGAATTTCCCTGGGCTTGAGCTTGAGCGCCCGGAGCAGGAGCAGCACGGGCAGCAGGATGATGAAGACCTGCGTCTGCGTCAGGCCCTTGATCATGTCTTTGGCCTGGAGGCTTCCGCCGATGTAGTAGAGGGCGATCACGGCCAAAGCAAAATAGAGCAGCCCGTAAAAGGAATTGAAGAAGCTGCGCTTGTTGCGGGCCACGTTTTTGATGCTGCTGTCATCCTCGGTGCGGAAGAGCACGGATTCGGTGTTGAACAGCCTGACGGTGAGCCAGATGGCGAACACGTCCAGAACAAGGGTGGAACCGACAGTGATGAGAAAGTGGGTGAGATTGTATTCGTTGATCATCACCGCCTTGAAGAGCAACGCGATGTTCACCACCGGGATCAGGGCCAGCAGGTTGTTGATCTCGACCGAGGGGATGAAGCTGATCATGCCCAGCAGCATCGAGACCATCAGGATCGGCTGCTCGTAGGTCCTGGCCTCCTTCATGTTGCGCGAGAAGGTTGAGATCGAAAGCAGCAAGGCCGCGAACAGGGTGGCCAAAGGCAACATCGCCAGCAGCAGGATCCCAAAGGCGCTGATGGGCATCTGGATGCTTTGTGTGGCAAGGCCCGACTGGGAAAGGAAAAACCTGATGGACAGGCTGATGCTGACCAGATTGATCACCACGTTGATCATGGCCATGGTGATGATGGTGAGGTATTTGCCCAAAACTATCTCGCTGCGCGTGGCGGACGAGACCAGCAAGGTCTCCAGGGTGCGCCGTTCCTTCTCTCCCGCCACAAGGTCCGCCGCAATGGTCGAGGCCCCGGCCACCAGCATCAGGATCATCATGTAAGGCAGGATGATCCCCAGGATCGAGCCCATCTTCTTTTCCGCGGTGGAAGTGTCCACAGGGTCAATGATGATCGGCTTGATCAGCTGCGGGTCGACCCTGAGCGAGGACAGGCGGTTGCCGATTTCCTCCTGGGCTGTTTGCATCAGGGCCTGGTCAATCCGGCGATAAACGAGCTGCCCCCGTTCATCCGAGGCGTCGTATCGGACCCTGACCTTGTAGGTGGGCAGTCCTGAAGCTCCAACGGAGTCTGAGAGGGTCACGATCGCCTGGATCTCTTTTTCTTTGTGCAGCCTCTCGACTTCCGGAGGGCTGGGCATGAGGCTGTAAAATTCAATCCCGTCGATGCTGTTCTGGATGGCCGAGCTCATTGCCAGAGAAGCCGTGTCGCGAATCTGCAGGCTGTCCTGGAAGGCGATGGTGGCTCCCCGTTTTTCCAACACCTCGGTCTGGCGGCTCATGATGGTGGTAAACCCCATGAACAGCAGGGGATACATTATCACGGGCAGCACGATGGTGGCAAAGAGCGTGCGCCGATCGCGCAGCATCTCCAGGATCTCCTTGCGGTAGACGATTCCGGCTTTCTTAAAATTCATTTGCCGCCACCTTCACTTCTGCGTTGGCCTGATTCACGTAATAGACAAAGATGTCGTCCAGATCCGTCAGGGAGGATTCCCCGCGCATGCTATCCAGAGTCCCCTGGGTGAGGATCCTGCCGTTGTGGATCATCACGATCCGGTCTGCCAGGCGTTCGGCCTCGCGCATGATGTGGGTGGAAAAGAGCACGCATTTTCCCCTTTGTTTGCAATCGCGGATGAAAGAGATGATGTTGCGGGCCGTGAGGATGTCCAGGCCGGCGGTGGGCTCGTCGAAGATCATCACCGGGGGATCGTGGATGATGGAACGCACGATGGAAACCTTCTGCTTCATCCCGCTGGAAAGGAATTCCATCTTTTTATCCAGGAATTCGTTCATGTCCAAAAGCTGGGCCATGTCAACGATCCTGGCCTTGATCTCTTCGTCCCGGATGCCGTAGAGACGGCCGAAATAGGTGATGAACTCCCTGGGGGTGAGGCGTAAGTACAGCCCGGTGTCTCCGGAAAGAAAACCCAGGTTCTGCCGGACCTTGTCGCCCTGGGTGAGAATGTCGTATCCTTCTATTTCGGCGGTTCCCGATTGGGGCTGGAAAACCGTGGAGAGGATGCGCATGGTGGTGGTTTTCCCCGCTCCGTTCACTCCCAAAAGGCAGACGATTTCGCCATGGGCCGCTTCGAAACTCACCTCATCAACCGCCCGGAACGACGTGCCGTCCTTCTTGGGAAACTCTTTTACCAAAGACTGGACCTTGATCATACGCGATCCTTCGAATGTATATTTTAAGGGATGAGCATTTTGGGGGTCGCTATCGTGTCAAGCTTTTTGGCTGGAAAGTGCGGAACCGGCCGGGAGAGGATATCATGCCAAAACCCTCCCCACTCATGGTTCAGGCTGTGTTCCGCTTCACATTGGTCCTGCAACTCAGGCTTACCACTGCGGAAGATTCAGGGGCTGGCGCTGATGTTACTTTTATTGGTAATCGGGCAATTACAGTCCTTTCTCCTTCACCCACTCCCCTGCTTTCTTCAAGGCTTCGCCTGGAGACGGAGCCTTGCAAACATAGGTCCAGATTTCCGATTTGACGAAAACTTCCTGGTTGTATTCATCCCATTTCACTTCAAGGTTATGCTCCATCCGGCCTTTCACTTTGCCGATAATCGCTGCCGCCATGTCTATCTCCTCTATTTTGCATTTTTTTCTAATAAGCCTTGGCTCTGTGATCATTCAGAAAGTGGCTGAAGCCATGAGCACTTGCCAACGCTGTTTCTGATACATACAATATAATCAGATGCCCTTGCGTCAAGAAATAAAAACGGATCACCAGACCCTTAAAACTGACATCATCCGAGCTCTAACAAGCGCCGAAAGAGACATCCGAGGCGCAATGTCCGCGCAGGTTGGACCGCGGCTTCGTAATTGCGAGGAAAAAGCTTGACGAAATAACGAGGTTTCAAAAGAATAGCTTTAGTAATATACCCGACTGTGCGGATCAGTAGTTACAGAGCGAAGAGCTAACTAATCATCCCAATCACCCAAACAAGAGAGGAATGTCTTTATGGAAAACGCGTTCAGCATTCTCAAGCAGATCAAGGGGGAAAATGTTCTGGACGCCGCCACCGGACGCGGCGATTTCATCAATGTCCTGCGGAAGAACCTGGGCTCCTACGTCCAGATCATTGGCGTGGATTCATCTGAAAAGAGCATCGAATACGCCCAGAAGCTCTTCCCGGACAATGATATCGAGATCTACCAAATGGATCTGCAGGACCTGCAGTTTGAAGATGGAAGTTTCGACCTGGTTAGCCTGGCCAATTCACTGCACCATCTGGACAACCAGAAGGTTATCTTCACTGAACTGATGAGGGTCCTGAAACCGGGAGGAACCTTCCTGCTCACGGAGATGTATCAGGACGGCGAACAAAGCGAGGCGCAGCAAACCCATATCCTCATGCACCACTGGCTGGCCTCGATCGACCGCCGCTTCGGGCTTTATCACCAAGAAACCTACACTCGGGAGGAGATCCTCAAGATCGTGAAAAAACTCAAGTTAAGCAAGCTGAACATAATAGATTTTTACCAGCCGGTGGACAATCCCAAGGAGGCCAGGAACTGCGAGCAACTCAGGCGAAACATCGCCGAAACCTTCAAACGCCTGGAAAATTTCGAGGATGGCGCTGAACTGACCGACGCAGGAAAAGCCATCGTCGAACGTATAAACAATGTGGGATGCGCCAGCCCCAGCCGCCTGCTGATCACCGGGGTTAAACCAAAGCCAAGAAGTTCATAGCAAAGGAGATACATAATAATGCCAACAGTCGAAAACCTCTTTGACCTCTCGCAAGCCCAACTTACCAAGCTGGCCAAGCAGTACGGGATCCCCGGCTACACCCAGCTCAAGGGCAACGATCTGGTCTTCAAACTCCTCGAATTCCAAGCCGCGCAGGAAGGCCTGTCCTTCGTCACGGGCTGCCTGGAGATCATGGAGGACGGATTCGGGTTCCTCCGGTTCCCGCAAAATAACTACCTGCCCGGGCGCGACGACGTCTATGTCTCGCTCACCCAGGTGCGCCGGTTCGGGCTCAAGACCGGCCACATGATCTCAGGCCCGGTGCGTTCGCCCAAGGAAGGCGAAAAATACTTCGCCCTGCTGAGGGTGGAAGCGGTCAACTACATGGCCCCCACAGCGATGCAGGAACTCCGCCCCTACGACACCCTCACGCCCTATTACCCAACCGAACGCCTTAATCTGGAGTTTGACACCAAAAACTACTCCACCCGCATCATAAACCTCTTCACCCCCATCGGCAAAGGCCAGCGCGGCTTGATCGTGGCCGCACCCCGCACCGGCAAAACCACCCTTCTCCAGGACACCGCCAACGCGATCCTCACCAACCATCCGGAAGTGTATCTGATCGTTCTGCTGGTGGACGAGCGCCCGGAGGAAGTGACAGAGATGAAAAAGATCCTCCGCCCAGGCAACCGCGAAGTGATCAGTTCCACCTTTGACGAATCGCCCAAAAACCACACCGCGGTGAGCGAAATGGTGCTCGAGAAAGCCAAACGGATGATCGAACTGAATCAGGACGTGGTGATCGTTTTGGACAGCATTACCCGGCTCGCCCGTGCCTACAACAACGTGACCCCCTCCAGCGGCAAGGTCCTCAGCGGAGGCATCGACGCCAATGGCCTGATCAAGCCGAAAAAGTTTTTTGGAGCAGCCCGTAATACTGAAGAGGCAGGCTCGCTCACCATCATCGCCACCGCCCTCATAGACACCGGTTCCAAGATGGACCAGGTGATCTTTGAAGAGTTCAAGGGCACGGGAAACATGGAATTGGTGCTCGACCGCAGCATTTCAGACATGCGCCTCTATCCAGCCATCGACCTGGTCAAGAGCGGAACCCGCCGCGAAGAGCTGCTGCTCACTCAAAACGAGATCAACCGCATGTATGTCCTGCGCAAGTTTTTGAAGACCATCAGCCCGATCCAGGGCATTGAGACCTTGCGCAAGCGGATGCAGGCTACTGAGACTAATGACGACATGCTCAACTCGATGAGCAATTAGGACCACGCCGCATATTGACGCCCTGCCAAAACCTGCCATGAGTCGCTCCCCGCTTGCGCTCACGCTATTGCTGATCATGCTCCTGGCGCCGTTTGCGTCTCGGGCTGTGGCATTCCGCCCCGAATTTCAAAACCTGGCAAACCTCTACCAGAGCGGCAGGCTCGATGAACTGGCTTCCCAGCTCCTCTCCTCCAAGGCAAGCAACGACGAGGAGCGGGCGCTGCAAAGCTATCTGAGCGCCATGCTCAAAACCCGCAAATCCGAGTCCATGCCCCTGCTGCAACAAACTGCCGACCGCTATCCCAACACACATTACGGCCAGCTTGCCATGCTCGAGCGAGCCAGAATACATATCCTGGAGCGGGAAATCGCGGAAGCCAAGGCGCTCCTGCAGCGGATCAGATCCACCGAAATCCGCGAAAGGTTCTACTGGCTGGGGGTCTGCGCAGACGCTTTGGATGACCATGCCAGCACGATCTCACATTGCGATCAGTATCTCCGCCTCGACCCGGCAGGCACATACATTGGCGAAGCCCATTACCTGCTCGCCGGCGCGTATCAGGAACAGGGAAAATACCAAAGCGGGA encodes the following:
- the rho gene encoding transcription termination factor Rho, producing the protein MPTVENLFDLSQAQLTKLAKQYGIPGYTQLKGNDLVFKLLEFQAAQEGLSFVTGCLEIMEDGFGFLRFPQNNYLPGRDDVYVSLTQVRRFGLKTGHMISGPVRSPKEGEKYFALLRVEAVNYMAPTAMQELRPYDTLTPYYPTERLNLEFDTKNYSTRIINLFTPIGKGQRGLIVAAPRTGKTTLLQDTANAILTNHPEVYLIVLLVDERPEEVTEMKKILRPGNREVISSTFDESPKNHTAVSEMVLEKAKRMIELNQDVVIVLDSITRLARAYNNVTPSSGKVLSGGIDANGLIKPKKFFGAARNTEEAGSLTIIATALIDTGSKMDQVIFEEFKGTGNMELVLDRSISDMRLYPAIDLVKSGTRREELLLTQNEINRMYVLRKFLKTISPIQGIETLRKRMQATETNDDMLNSMSN
- a CDS encoding ABC transporter permease subunit codes for the protein MNFKKAGIVYRKEILEMLRDRRTLFATIVLPVIMYPLLFMGFTTIMSRQTEVLEKRGATIAFQDSLQIRDTASLAMSSAIQNSIDGIEFYSLMPSPPEVERLHKEKEIQAIVTLSDSVGASGLPTYKVRVRYDASDERGQLVYRRIDQALMQTAQEEIGNRLSSLRVDPQLIKPIIIDPVDTSTAEKKMGSILGIILPYMMILMLVAGASTIAADLVAGEKERRTLETLLVSSATRSEIVLGKYLTIITMAMINVVINLVSISLSIRFFLSQSGLATQSIQMPISAFGILLLAMLPLATLFAALLLSISTFSRNMKEARTYEQPILMVSMLLGMISFIPSVEINNLLALIPVVNIALLFKAVMINEYNLTHFLITVGSTLVLDVFAIWLTVRLFNTESVLFRTEDDSSIKNVARNKRSFFNSFYGLLYFALAVIALYYIGGSLQAKDMIKGLTQTQVFIILLPVLLLLRALKLKPREILRLKLPRLKEVLLIPFIAVSAALIVAILSQFINSIYPFPEEYIEALSRLFTQDVPLWQMFLVIAVLPGICEEILFRGFMVRFYEGKSLRLAVIASALLFAVFHLDPFRFVPVFLLGLLLGYLTLRSGSIINSMLSHTINNGLALFIVTYASQPWLQPFIQDADNLHYWVLAPALLVFAGSMALFHKATAPQEVS
- the glmS gene encoding glutamine--fructose-6-phosphate transaminase (isomerizing); translation: MCGIVGYIGSRNALPIVVEALKRLEYRGYDSSGCALIHGNELQVYKKQGKIVELERSLPEPNKCSGQIAIAHTRWATHGEPNELNAHPQVDCSGTIAIVHNGIIENYKLLKQQLLELGHTFTSETDTEVVVHLIEHYQNSESCLEDAVREALKRVEGTYGLVVLSQAEPDKLIAVRKGSPLIIGIGGGEHFIASDVSAIVIHTKHVIYLEDDEICVVRRDTFDITNMRHELVQPQISVVDWDISAIEKGDFQHFMLKEIYEQPSTVDNAFRGRIDEKNGTARLGGLNLTPQELRQARNIHLIACGTSFHAALIGKYMIEDMARIPVQAEYASEYRYRNPIIDADTLVFVISQSGETADTLAAMREAKSRGARVLGITNVVGSTIARESSGGSYIHAGSEIGVASTKAFTSQVTILFLLAVLLGRQRSFATNLGLDYIRELQQIPAKIESILAQNERLRQIAASIKDCPQALYLGRGINYPVALEGALKLKEISYIHAEGYPAAEMKHGPIALIDEHMPVVAIATRDPLYEKIHTNLQEVRSRRARLITIATEGDTELEKLSEHVIHIPDTLQNLQPLLTVIPLQLLAYHVADLKGLDVDQPRNLAKSVTVE
- a CDS encoding class I SAM-dependent methyltransferase, coding for MENAFSILKQIKGENVLDAATGRGDFINVLRKNLGSYVQIIGVDSSEKSIEYAQKLFPDNDIEIYQMDLQDLQFEDGSFDLVSLANSLHHLDNQKVIFTELMRVLKPGGTFLLTEMYQDGEQSEAQQTHILMHHWLASIDRRFGLYHQETYTREEILKIVKKLKLSKLNIIDFYQPVDNPKEARNCEQLRRNIAETFKRLENFEDGAELTDAGKAIVERINNVGCASPSRLLITGVKPKPRSS
- a CDS encoding ATP-binding cassette domain-containing protein; this translates as MIKVQSLVKEFPKKDGTSFRAVDEVSFEAAHGEIVCLLGVNGAGKTTTMRILSTVFQPQSGTAEIEGYDILTQGDKVRQNLGFLSGDTGLYLRLTPREFITYFGRLYGIRDEEIKARIVDMAQLLDMNEFLDKKMEFLSSGMKQKVSIVRSIIHDPPVMIFDEPTAGLDILTARNIISFIRDCKQRGKCVLFSTHIMREAERLADRIVMIHNGRILTQGTLDSMRGESSLTDLDDIFVYYVNQANAEVKVAANEF